The Desulfotignum phosphitoxidans DSM 13687 genome has a window encoding:
- a CDS encoding cobalt-precorrin 5A hydrolase, translating to MTKTSDMNTGADMAIWALTPHGVFLSKKLGAHFSGADLFVSERLDVPWCKKTFTRLGDAVADQFHAYGAHIFIMAAGIAVRVIAPHIRKKTTDPAVVVIDDAGRFCISLLSGHLGGANRLSESAARVINAVPVITTATDANDLPSMDMIARDQNLEIENPSAVKTINMMFLKNHPVFMHDPYGLLAGKIPARLIRKSAAENPDAPSIIVDDQTRTTGRHDLVLRPRILFAGIGCNRGTEMSEISGLLKKVCDKHGLSIHSIRAIATIDLKKDEPGILELAQRLCVPLYFYDSDTLNQVSTVSEVSPFAEKYTGAKSVCEAAAILSANPGKLIVTKQKTRQVTIAIARTTISCSSSGSAREIRTI from the coding sequence ATGACAAAGACTTCAGACATGAATACCGGGGCTGATATGGCCATCTGGGCGTTGACCCCCCATGGGGTTTTTCTTTCAAAAAAACTGGGTGCCCATTTTTCCGGTGCCGATCTTTTTGTATCTGAACGCCTTGACGTTCCATGGTGCAAAAAAACATTCACCCGCTTAGGCGATGCCGTTGCAGACCAGTTTCATGCCTATGGGGCGCATATTTTTATCATGGCCGCAGGCATTGCCGTCCGGGTGATTGCACCGCATATCAGGAAAAAAACAACAGACCCGGCCGTGGTGGTCATTGATGATGCCGGACGGTTTTGCATTTCCCTGCTTTCCGGTCATTTAGGGGGGGCAAACCGGCTTTCAGAATCCGCAGCCCGGGTGATCAATGCGGTGCCGGTCATCACCACGGCGACGGATGCAAACGATTTGCCTTCCATGGACATGATCGCCAGGGACCAGAATCTTGAAATCGAAAATCCATCCGCCGTTAAAACCATCAATATGATGTTTTTAAAAAACCACCCCGTGTTCATGCACGATCCCTATGGATTGCTGGCAGGAAAAATCCCTGCCCGGCTCATCAGGAAAAGTGCCGCCGAAAATCCGGATGCACCATCCATCATCGTGGATGACCAAACCCGGACGACAGGCAGGCATGACCTGGTTCTCCGTCCCAGAATTCTTTTTGCCGGGATCGGATGCAACCGGGGAACTGAAATGTCTGAAATCAGCGGCCTGCTGAAAAAAGTTTGTGACAAACACGGCCTGTCCATACACAGCATCCGGGCCATCGCCACCATTGACTTAAAAAAGGATGAACCCGGTATTCTTGAACTGGCCCAACGCCTTTGTGTGCCCCTTTACTTTTACGACAGCGACACACTCAACCAGGTTAGTACCGTTTCCGAAGTATCACCCTTTGCAGAAAAATATACAGGAGCAAAAAGCGTATGCGAAGCAGCAGCCATCCTCTCGGCAAATCCGGGGAAACTGATTGTAACCAAACAAAAAACCAGGCAGGTCACCATTGCCATCGCCAGAACAACAATATCCTGTTCATCGTCGGGATCGGCCCGGGAAATCCGGACCATATGA
- the cobM gene encoding precorrin-4 C(11)-methyltransferase, which produces MQRHPVIFVGAGPGDPELITVKGQKAMMAADLVVYAGSLVPETLLEWAKNATAVNSAPLHLDEIIHMMADAVKQGKKVVRLHTGDPSLYGAIQEQMVQLDQQGIPYTVIPGVTAAFAAAAAMKMEYTLPEITQTLILTRIAGRTPVPESENLKALAAHRASMAIYLSIAQAGQVQKILAEHYGEDFICAIAVKVSQPEERLYYIPVKNLSETIQKEKIKSQALIVVSPFLNMEKSRMPYQSKLYDKDFRHEYRG; this is translated from the coding sequence ATGCAGCGACATCCGGTAATATTTGTAGGTGCCGGTCCGGGTGATCCGGAACTGATCACCGTCAAGGGACAGAAGGCAATGATGGCGGCAGACCTGGTGGTCTATGCCGGGTCCCTGGTCCCTGAAACCCTGCTTGAATGGGCAAAAAATGCCACGGCCGTAAACAGTGCCCCCCTGCACCTGGATGAGATTATTCATATGATGGCAGATGCGGTAAAACAGGGGAAAAAAGTGGTGCGCCTGCATACGGGAGATCCCTCCCTTTATGGCGCTATCCAGGAACAGATGGTTCAACTGGACCAACAGGGGATCCCGTATACGGTGATTCCCGGGGTCACGGCCGCCTTTGCCGCTGCAGCCGCCATGAAAATGGAATACACCCTTCCTGAAATCACGCAGACCCTCATCCTGACGCGGATCGCCGGAAGGACACCGGTCCCGGAATCCGAAAACCTCAAAGCCCTTGCCGCGCACCGGGCTTCCATGGCAATCTATTTAAGCATCGCCCAGGCCGGACAGGTCCAAAAGATACTGGCCGAACACTATGGAGAAGATTTTATCTGCGCCATTGCCGTCAAGGTGTCACAGCCGGAAGAACGCCTGTATTATATCCCTGTAAAAAATCTGTCGGAAACCATTCAAAAGGAAAAAATTAAAAGCCAGGCCCTGATTGTGGTCAGCCCGTTTCTGAACATGGAAAAGTCACGGATGCCGTATCAATCCAAATTATATGACAAAGACTTCAGACATGAATACCGGGGCTGA
- a CDS encoding bifunctional cobalt-precorrin-7 (C(5))-methyltransferase/cobalt-precorrin-6B (C(15))-methyltransferase, which yields MLSVIGLGLSRNDLTHTHLALIQTADVLSGGARHLDLFPLFSGEKIEIKKNLDTLPGLFLDKLAQGKNIVVLASGDPLFFGIGAYLADRIGKDRIQIYPNISAVAAAFARIKESWQDVQVMSFHGRPFENRHLGDFRTHDKLAVFTDPVQTPARICRTLGENQITDFQICVLERLGSRDETLTWFDPGQPVERDFSEPNLVVFLRKKMGPAQSVVPVFPGMPDDRFHHEQGLITKPEIRVISLSKLRLQPDHILWDLGAGSGSVSIEASYYITGGMIYAVEKKDTRIQDIHRNRNTFGVKNLTVCQGHLPGEMETLPDPDRIFIGGGGKDLPSIIRAAGARIKENGIMVINTVLISNMTASLDMLSSMGFDTRIIQVQVNTGHGMPWGQMLKSRNPVFIIQGIKQ from the coding sequence ATGTTATCCGTCATTGGACTCGGCCTTTCCCGAAACGACCTGACCCATACCCATTTGGCCCTCATACAAACAGCGGATGTCCTTTCCGGCGGGGCCCGTCACCTGGATCTGTTCCCGCTGTTTTCCGGAGAAAAAATTGAAATTAAAAAAAATTTAGACACCCTGCCCGGCCTGTTTCTGGACAAACTGGCACAAGGAAAAAACATTGTGGTCCTGGCTTCGGGAGATCCCCTTTTTTTCGGCATCGGCGCGTATCTGGCCGACCGCATCGGAAAAGACAGAATACAAATATACCCCAACATCAGCGCCGTGGCAGCGGCATTTGCCAGGATCAAAGAATCCTGGCAGGATGTCCAGGTGATGAGTTTTCACGGCCGTCCGTTTGAAAACAGGCACTTGGGTGATTTCAGGACCCATGATAAACTCGCTGTTTTTACGGACCCTGTCCAAACACCGGCCAGGATCTGCCGCACCCTGGGTGAAAACCAGATCACTGATTTTCAGATCTGTGTTCTGGAACGGCTCGGCAGCAGGGATGAAACCCTTACCTGGTTTGATCCGGGACAACCCGTGGAAAGGGATTTCTCAGAACCGAACCTGGTGGTGTTTCTCAGGAAAAAAATGGGTCCGGCCCAAAGCGTTGTGCCGGTTTTTCCGGGAATGCCCGATGACCGGTTCCATCACGAACAGGGCCTGATCACCAAACCTGAAATCCGTGTTATTTCACTTTCAAAACTGAGGCTCCAGCCGGACCATATCTTGTGGGATCTGGGTGCCGGAAGCGGTTCCGTCTCCATTGAAGCGTCATATTATATTACCGGGGGAATGATCTATGCCGTTGAAAAAAAAGACACCCGGATCCAGGACATTCACAGAAACAGGAACACATTCGGGGTGAAAAACCTCACTGTCTGTCAGGGGCATCTCCCCGGAGAAATGGAAACCCTGCCGGATCCGGACCGTATTTTTATCGGAGGCGGCGGCAAAGACCTGCCGTCCATCATCCGTGCCGCCGGGGCACGAATAAAGGAAAACGGAATCATGGTTATCAATACCGTGCTGATCAGCAACATGACTGCAAGCCTTGACATGCTTTCTTCCATGGGATTTGACACCCGGATCATCCAGGTACAGGTAAATACCGGGCATGGTATGCCCTGGGGGCAGATGCTGAAAAGCCGGAATCCTGTGTTTATCATACAGGGGATCAAACAATAG
- the cbiD gene encoding cobalt-precorrin-5B (C(1))-methyltransferase CbiD, which yields MAKTKKTELKQGFTTGAAAAAAVKGALYLLLKKEKKQFVTIGFIGGGHRDIDIFSLEKSGEHTAVCTVIKDAGDDPDVTHKAEIGAVVSIKETEVSVLTLSGGKGVGRVTKPGLEIPPGHPAINSGPRQMITSVVEEMLADSGGSFAVSIEIFVPEGETLAGHTLNARLGIIGGISILGTTGVVRPMSHEAYIATIRSSLSVARACGVKRIFFTTGRRSERFAQKYFTDDPVEAFIQMGDFFKLSLESAARMGFSDIVLAVFFGKALKMADGLPHTHAAKTDLCLKTLSRWTLALTGNKAVAQNILSANTARQAFFMLEHTAPAVIARVGSEIVRSARSFSGISVNIRAIIFDFSGRIYFDSNPSRRKT from the coding sequence ATGGCTAAAACAAAAAAAACAGAATTGAAACAAGGGTTTACAACGGGTGCCGCCGCAGCCGCCGCAGTAAAAGGCGCGCTTTATCTTTTGCTGAAAAAAGAAAAAAAGCAATTTGTTACCATCGGTTTCATCGGTGGCGGCCACCGGGACATTGACATTTTTTCACTGGAAAAATCCGGTGAACACACCGCCGTCTGCACCGTGATCAAAGACGCGGGCGATGACCCGGATGTGACCCACAAAGCTGAAATCGGTGCGGTGGTATCAATCAAAGAAACAGAGGTTTCCGTGTTGACCCTTTCAGGCGGGAAAGGCGTGGGACGGGTTACAAAACCCGGGCTTGAAATCCCGCCCGGGCATCCGGCCATCAACAGCGGCCCAAGACAAATGATCACATCCGTGGTTGAAGAGATGCTGGCGGACAGCGGCGGGTCCTTTGCCGTTTCCATAGAAATCTTTGTTCCTGAGGGAGAAACGCTTGCCGGGCATACCCTGAACGCGCGGCTGGGAATTATCGGCGGCATTTCGATTCTGGGAACCACGGGGGTTGTCCGTCCCATGTCCCACGAAGCCTATATTGCCACGATCCGGTCATCTCTTTCCGTGGCCCGGGCATGCGGTGTAAAAAGAATATTTTTTACCACGGGAAGAAGAAGTGAACGGTTTGCCCAAAAATATTTTACGGATGATCCGGTAGAAGCGTTTATCCAGATGGGTGATTTTTTTAAACTGTCCCTTGAATCAGCGGCCCGGATGGGATTTTCAGACATCGTGCTGGCTGTTTTTTTTGGAAAGGCCCTTAAAATGGCCGATGGACTTCCCCATACCCATGCGGCAAAAACAGATCTGTGTCTGAAAACACTTTCCCGGTGGACACTGGCGCTTACGGGAAATAAAGCGGTCGCCCAAAACATTCTATCCGCCAACACGGCAAGACAGGCTTTTTTTATGCTTGAACACACGGCACCCGCCGTGATCGCCCGGGTGGGGTCGGAAATAGTCCGCTCAGCCCGGTCTTTTTCAGGAATCTCTGTCAATATCCGGGCGATCATTTTTGATTTCAGCGGCAGGATATATTTTGACTCAAATCCATCACGCAGGAAGACTTAA
- a CDS encoding nucleoside recognition protein, whose amino-acid sequence MIMPESAFKYKPLAVSLTVSAAMLMSGLILTDKVTVPQLTGRLLMPLLTLMGFIAAGLVAGQVIEASGWTRTLGVAARPFFRFGHLGDRCGAAFTAAFVSGVTANAMLLDFYKEGKITRQQLFVTNFVNQLPAYFLHLPTTFFIVLPLTGKAGVIYYFLTFLATFIRTFLCLVYGRFFIHPETRMATNSQTTGVPGSHPSREKMIQAIKEKIPKRILTVFVYVLPVYIAVFMINTLNYFDAANQFLARNLSLAFIPVEALSVVVLSFAAEFTSGFAAAGALLDAGLINVEQTVLALLAGNIIAFPLRAIRHQLPRYIGIYSPKMGLQILLLGQLFRVLSLIAVGICFFILY is encoded by the coding sequence ATGATCATGCCGGAATCCGCCTTTAAATACAAACCACTTGCCGTTTCCCTGACTGTATCCGCCGCAATGCTCATGTCAGGACTGATCCTGACAGACAAGGTGACCGTGCCGCAGCTGACCGGCAGGTTGTTGATGCCCCTGCTCACCCTGATGGGTTTTATCGCAGCAGGCCTTGTTGCCGGCCAGGTGATTGAGGCTTCCGGCTGGACCCGGACCCTTGGGGTTGCCGCCAGGCCTTTTTTCAGGTTCGGTCATCTAGGTGATCGCTGCGGCGCCGCATTTACCGCGGCATTTGTATCCGGTGTCACGGCAAACGCCATGCTCCTTGATTTTTACAAAGAAGGAAAAATCACCCGGCAACAACTCTTTGTCACGAATTTTGTGAACCAGTTACCCGCCTATTTTCTCCACCTTCCCACCACTTTTTTCATTGTTCTGCCCTTAACCGGAAAAGCCGGGGTCATTTATTATTTTCTCACATTTCTGGCCACCTTTATCCGGACTTTTCTCTGTCTTGTGTACGGCCGTTTTTTTATTCACCCTGAAACCCGAATGGCAACCAACAGCCAAACGACCGGTGTCCCTGGCAGCCATCCCTCCCGGGAAAAAATGATCCAGGCCATCAAAGAAAAAATTCCAAAGCGCATTTTAACTGTTTTTGTGTATGTACTGCCCGTATATATCGCTGTTTTCATGATCAATACGCTGAATTATTTTGATGCGGCCAACCAGTTTCTGGCCCGAAACCTTTCCCTGGCGTTTATTCCGGTGGAAGCGCTTTCCGTCGTGGTACTCAGTTTTGCCGCGGAATTCACATCCGGATTTGCAGCCGCCGGCGCACTCCTTGATGCCGGGCTCATCAACGTTGAACAAACGGTGCTTGCCCTTTTGGCCGGAAACATTATCGCCTTCCCCCTGCGGGCCATCCGTCACCAGCTTCCCAGGTATATCGGTATTTATTCGCCCAAAATGGGATTGCAGATTCTCCTTCTGGGTCAACTTTTCAGGGTATTGAGCCTGATTGCCGTTGGCATCTGTTTTTTTATTTTATATTGA
- the cobI gene encoding precorrin-2 C(20)-methyltransferase, protein MNPSTGTFYGIGVGPGDPELLTLKAVRMINHVDVIFAASSIKNRHSLAVEIARPHISDQADIRMLSFQMSNNEDEKETLWEENARVIMAELEQGKNVAFLTLGDVLTYSTYGYLIRIIRQKNPGIPIRSIPGIPSYLAAASRMNMPLVEGEESLLITSGARGGKALRKFSGCAENVVLLKTYRNIKDINDALAEAGLLRNSRGVSRCGRAGEKIFEDVTDLEKQKPDYWSLIIAKRNLKKDLEKTGHDHAGIRL, encoded by the coding sequence ATGAATCCTTCTACAGGTACATTTTACGGTATCGGTGTCGGCCCGGGTGACCCGGAACTGTTGACCCTGAAGGCCGTCCGTATGATCAACCATGTCGACGTCATCTTTGCGGCATCTTCCATCAAAAACAGGCACAGTCTTGCTGTCGAAATCGCAAGGCCCCACATTTCAGATCAGGCGGATATCCGGATGCTCTCCTTCCAGATGTCCAACAACGAAGACGAAAAAGAAACGCTGTGGGAAGAAAACGCCCGGGTGATCATGGCGGAACTTGAACAGGGGAAAAATGTGGCGTTCCTCACCCTGGGAGATGTGCTGACCTATTCAACTTACGGATATCTGATCCGGATCATCCGGCAGAAAAATCCCGGTATTCCCATCCGGTCCATTCCCGGCATCCCCTCGTATCTGGCTGCCGCATCCCGGATGAATATGCCCCTGGTGGAAGGGGAGGAATCCCTTTTGATTACCTCCGGTGCCAGAGGAGGGAAAGCGCTGAGAAAATTTTCCGGTTGCGCGGAAAACGTGGTATTACTGAAAACCTACAGAAACATAAAAGATATCAATGATGCCCTTGCAGAGGCCGGCCTGCTCCGGAACAGCCGGGGGGTCTCCCGGTGCGGCCGGGCAGGCGAAAAAATATTTGAGGACGTAACAGATCTTGAAAAACAAAAACCAGACTACTGGTCTTTGATTATTGCCAAACGGAATCTCAAAAAAGACTTGGAAAAAACAGGTCATGATCATGCCGGAATCCGCCTTTAA
- a CDS encoding precorrin-8X methylmutase, with translation MKPQEIETLSFKIIDNEAQGHGFGPAEWPVVRRLIHTSADFDYLNTIRFHKDAIAAGITAIRSGKPIITDTEMARSGIRKTALVPFGNRVICRISDSDVADAAKKNGTTRALEAVNRSVPEMEGGIYVVGNAPTALLRLIELIQAQKAFPALILGFPVGFVNAAESKALLLEHDIPYITNTGRKGGSNIAAGALNALIILSMDKQL, from the coding sequence ATGAAACCACAGGAAATTGAAACATTAAGCTTCAAGATTATCGACAACGAAGCCCAAGGCCATGGATTCGGACCGGCTGAATGGCCCGTGGTCCGGCGGCTGATTCACACCTCGGCTGATTTTGACTATTTAAACACCATCCGGTTCCATAAAGATGCCATTGCGGCAGGGATTACGGCGATCCGGTCCGGGAAGCCCATTATCACGGACACGGAAATGGCCAGATCCGGCATTCGGAAAACAGCGCTGGTGCCATTCGGCAACCGGGTGATCTGCCGTATCAGTGACAGTGATGTCGCAGACGCGGCCAAAAAAAACGGGACCACCCGAGCCCTTGAAGCTGTGAACCGGTCTGTTCCGGAAATGGAAGGGGGTATTTATGTTGTTGGAAACGCTCCCACGGCCCTGTTACGTTTAATTGAACTGATTCAAGCCCAAAAAGCCTTTCCTGCTCTGATTCTCGGTTTTCCCGTGGGATTTGTCAATGCAGCCGAATCCAAGGCACTTCTTCTGGAACACGATATCCCCTATATCACCAATACCGGCAGAAAAGGCGGCTCCAACATTGCCGCAGGGGCATTGAATGCGCTGATCATTCTTTCCATGGATAAGCAGTTATAA
- a CDS encoding ABC transporter substrate-binding protein produces the protein MHIQKTRPPPQKVYFEAIHDKMKTFSNGSMADFVLKTAGGINIADDARPSRGSNIAVYGKERILSKAADIDVFLSQQGPMNRPTLDQIKNEPGFSVIRAIQNNRVYIIDEHIVSRPTMRLLHGIHQTGIRLYPEFSGTAWDTVFQEAITPIPDRIYDETTGN, from the coding sequence ATGCATATTCAAAAAACGCGACCCCCCCCCCAGAAAGTGTATTTCGAGGCCATCCATGACAAAATGAAAACCTTTTCCAATGGCTCCATGGCTGATTTTGTTTTGAAAACCGCCGGGGGCATCAATATTGCCGATGATGCCAGGCCGTCCCGGGGGAGCAACATCGCCGTATACGGGAAGGAACGGATACTGTCAAAAGCAGCGGATATTGATGTGTTCCTGTCCCAGCAAGGCCCCATGAACCGTCCAACCCTGGATCAAATCAAGAATGAGCCCGGATTTTCCGTGATCCGGGCGATCCAAAACAACCGGGTTTACATCATTGACGAGCATATTGTTTCACGGCCCACCATGCGTCTGCTTCACGGCATTCACCAGACCGGAATACGGCTTTACCCCGAATTTTCAGGAACCGCCTGGGATACTGTGTTTCAGGAGGCCATCACACCAATACCAGACAGGATATACGATGAAACCACAGGAAATTGA
- a CDS encoding ABC transporter substrate-binding protein, translated as MVIQRGLFFFWVLTGLFTPCVSADLPGDVKLVDETTLIDQSGRTINVSRPFSRIISLYGAHTENLFYLGLDSEIIGVSRSDSYPEKAQEKPAFSYHDDPERFLAARPDLVLIRPMIDRGYARLTKRLEQSGITVVSIQPSTIEEMYQYWKILGMLTGKKDTSHRMIQQFQLAVEKFNAYSKNATPPPESVFRGHP; from the coding sequence ATGGTGATACAAAGGGGGCTTTTCTTTTTTTGGGTTTTGACCGGCCTGTTCACACCCTGCGTTTCTGCGGATCTTCCCGGGGATGTCAAGCTTGTGGATGAAACCACGCTGATCGACCAGTCCGGGCGGACAATTAATGTGAGCCGGCCGTTTTCACGGATTATATCTCTTTATGGGGCCCACACGGAAAATCTGTTTTATCTGGGTCTGGATTCGGAGATCATCGGGGTGTCCCGATCCGATTCATATCCTGAAAAAGCACAGGAAAAACCGGCCTTTTCATACCATGATGACCCGGAACGGTTCCTGGCGGCCAGGCCGGACCTGGTACTGATCCGGCCCATGATCGACAGGGGGTATGCCAGGCTGACAAAACGGCTGGAGCAAAGCGGCATCACGGTTGTTTCCATCCAGCCCTCAACCATTGAAGAGATGTATCAATACTGGAAAATATTGGGCATGCTGACCGGGAAAAAAGACACATCCCACAGGATGATCCAGCAATTTCAGCTGGCGGTTGAAAAATTCAATGCATATTCAAAAAACGCGACCCCCCCCCCAGAAAGTGTATTTCGAGGCCATCCATGA
- a CDS encoding ABC transporter ATP-binding protein gives MTEICHDIRQAFFAYDRDIVLTGISETFKKGRFYGILGPNGCGKTTLLDLMAGFIHPHRGEVRFMGKCLKKTPKKILAKQISLVSQNFYINFPYRVSDVVMMGRYPYIQRFSRPSARDFQRCDQAMEITGIRRLKDQLVTEISGGERQRTVFARALAQDTDILLLDEATSNLDIRHSIHLLDTVKKMVREKGLTVISVFQDINLAAVFCDEMVFMKTGTLVKKGPTQDLMTEQMLETVFHIQSKIRFEPLYQAGQAVFKTGKAASW, from the coding sequence ATGACCGAAATCTGCCATGACATCCGGCAGGCGTTTTTTGCCTATGACCGTGACATCGTTCTCACCGGCATCTCGGAAACCTTTAAAAAAGGCCGGTTTTATGGAATCCTCGGACCCAACGGATGTGGTAAAACCACCTTGCTGGACCTGATGGCCGGATTCATTCATCCCCACCGAGGCGAAGTTCGCTTCATGGGCAAATGTTTAAAGAAAACCCCTAAAAAGATCCTGGCAAAACAGATAAGTCTGGTCTCCCAGAATTTTTATATCAACTTTCCCTATCGGGTATCCGACGTGGTCATGATGGGACGATACCCTTATATCCAAAGATTTTCCAGGCCCTCTGCCCGGGACTTCCAACGATGTGATCAGGCCATGGAAATCACCGGGATACGCCGTCTGAAAGACCAGCTTGTCACGGAAATCAGCGGGGGTGAGCGGCAACGGACGGTGTTCGCAAGGGCCCTGGCCCAGGACACGGATATCCTTCTTCTGGACGAAGCCACTTCCAATCTTGACATCCGCCACAGTATCCATCTGCTTGACACGGTTAAAAAAATGGTGCGTGAAAAAGGCCTGACCGTTATCTCTGTATTTCAGGACATCAATCTGGCAGCGGTATTCTGTGATGAAATGGTATTCATGAAAACGGGAACCCTGGTCAAAAAAGGGCCGACACAAGACCTGATGACCGAACAAATGCTTGAAACGGTGTTTCATATTCAGTCAAAAATACGGTTCGAACCCCTTTACCAGGCCGGGCAGGCCGTGTTTAAAACAGGGAAGGCAGCGTCATGGTGA
- a CDS encoding FecCD family ABC transporter permease yields MKMVTENLVLLGLLCLIVIGSAGMGYIPVPFSEVTRSIFETVFPGPDAGQKIDAVIRTVVMDVRLPRILTAVFVGAGLAVSGAVYQGILLNPLADPFTLGISAGAAFGASLAILFFPSLNLYILPGFAFSGAAVTLLIVIFLSSGQTFDRQGLSSNSLILSGIIVSSILSAGISFLKYLADEQVAIIIFWLMGSFASRTWMDVSLVSITVVGGFIVIYYFSRDLNIISLGDRMAVTLGVETRRVTLYLLFTASFVTAICVSVSGIIGFVGLLVPHMMRSFAGPDNQRLLPVCFLAGAILMLSADTVTRAMLPVEIPIGVLTALIGGPFFCFIFRRNHMRTRQ; encoded by the coding sequence ATGAAAATGGTAACGGAAAACCTGGTTCTGCTGGGTCTTTTGTGCCTGATCGTGATCGGTTCCGCCGGGATGGGATATATTCCCGTTCCGTTTTCCGAGGTGACCCGCAGTATTTTTGAAACGGTTTTCCCCGGCCCGGATGCCGGTCAGAAAATCGATGCCGTGATCCGGACAGTGGTCATGGATGTCCGGCTTCCCAGAATTCTGACCGCTGTTTTTGTGGGTGCAGGACTTGCCGTTTCCGGGGCCGTGTACCAGGGGATTCTTTTAAATCCCCTGGCCGACCCCTTTACCCTGGGAATTTCCGCGGGCGCTGCATTCGGCGCATCTCTGGCCATCTTGTTTTTCCCTTCCCTGAACCTGTATATATTACCGGGCTTCGCATTCTCCGGTGCCGCCGTCACTCTTTTGATCGTGATTTTTCTGTCATCCGGACAGACCTTTGACCGGCAGGGTCTTTCCTCAAACTCCCTGATCCTGTCCGGAATTATCGTATCATCCATTTTGTCCGCCGGAATCAGCTTTTTAAAATACCTGGCAGATGAACAGGTGGCCATCATCATTTTCTGGCTCATGGGCAGTTTTGCCTCCCGGACATGGATGGATGTGTCTCTTGTCAGTATTACCGTGGTGGGCGGCTTCATCGTCATCTATTACTTTTCAAGGGACCTGAACATCATTTCCTTAGGAGACCGGATGGCCGTCACACTCGGGGTGGAAACCCGCCGGGTGACGCTTTACCTGCTTTTTACGGCATCTTTTGTCACGGCGATATGTGTGTCGGTCTCCGGAATCATCGGTTTTGTGGGACTTCTGGTGCCGCACATGATGCGGTCGTTTGCAGGACCCGACAACCAGAGACTTTTGCCGGTCTGTTTTCTGGCCGGCGCCATCCTGATGCTTTCCGCAGACACGGTCACCCGGGCCATGCTTCCGGTTGAGATTCCCATCGGCGTGCTCACCGCATTGATCGGCGGTCCTTTTTTCTGCTTTATCTTCAGGAGAAACCATATGAGGACCCGGCAATGA
- a CDS encoding sirohydrochlorin cobaltochelatase yields MIKNFIRFMLTSLSVLLIFSMAYGQTPRKAIVLASFGTSHPDALKALTTIEEIVQKDHPDYMVTHAFTSNVIRKIWHDRQNDTGFLEENKEISRDFLYVKSPLATVADLQDQGIKTIVVQPTHVFAGESYADLCAYMSGLNSIKTLREKYMPFDILVLGRPALGAPSATHFYQEDIQAAANALENDIKKAKKMGAAMVYMGHGNEIYSTGAYVELEDTLRKTYPDTRVFIGAVEGFPLVSHVAEDLKHAGIKKVFMKPLMVVAGDHAGNDMAGDEQDSWKTRFEQMGMSVTCDITGLGENTGWAKIYSDHIFDVIKDAGIK; encoded by the coding sequence ATGATCAAAAACTTCATTCGTTTCATGCTGACCAGTTTGTCTGTCCTTCTGATTTTTTCAATGGCTTACGGCCAAACACCCCGGAAAGCGATTGTGCTGGCCAGTTTCGGCACCTCACATCCGGATGCGTTAAAAGCATTGACCACCATTGAAGAAATCGTTCAAAAAGACCATCCCGACTATATGGTAACCCATGCGTTCACATCCAATGTCATCCGGAAAATATGGCATGACCGCCAGAATGATACCGGATTTCTGGAAGAAAACAAGGAAATCAGCAGGGATTTTTTATACGTGAAGTCGCCGCTGGCAACGGTTGCCGATCTTCAGGACCAAGGGATTAAAACCATTGTTGTTCAGCCCACGCATGTTTTTGCCGGGGAATCTTATGCAGATCTTTGCGCCTATATGTCTGGTCTGAACAGCATCAAAACCCTGCGTGAAAAATACATGCCTTTTGATATCCTTGTCTTAGGCCGTCCGGCCCTTGGCGCACCGTCAGCAACACATTTCTACCAGGAAGATATTCAGGCTGCAGCAAACGCCCTTGAAAATGATATTAAAAAAGCAAAAAAAATGGGTGCTGCCATGGTCTATATGGGACATGGCAACGAGATATACTCCACAGGCGCATATGTTGAACTGGAAGATACCCTGCGGAAAACCTACCCGGACACACGGGTATTCATTGGTGCGGTTGAAGGATTCCCTTTGGTGAGTCACGTGGCAGAAGACCTGAAGCACGCAGGTATTAAAAAAGTTTTTATGAAACCGTTAATGGTGGTGGCCGGTGATCATGCCGGCAATGACATGGCAGGAGATGAACAAGATTCATGGAAAACCCGGTTTGAGCAGATGGGAATGTCGGTCACCTGTGACATTACCGGTCTTGGTGAAAACACCGGATGGGCAAAAATATACAGTGATCACATTTTTGATGTGATCAAAGATGCCGGTATAAAATAA